The proteins below are encoded in one region of Garra rufa chromosome 12, GarRuf1.0, whole genome shotgun sequence:
- the LOC141347322 gene encoding probable G-protein coupled receptor 34, translating to MSTAWPTDNYTGPTFGSPTPDNRSCPLEEENLRLPLAVLYSLIFLFGLAGNLLALWVFLFLHSRRNSVRVFLINVALADLVLLGCLPFRVLYHAQGNVWSLGPRACKAVGNLFYMNMYVSITLMGLISLDRYLKIIGVRGSQRGCGPRWLRGSRWSLVTCGLLWGVSLMMVVPMIALAEGNEETGKCFQYKQRKHARGKAYFNLFMVAVFWLVFVVLLVSYGRIARRLLRASRDKPDLPNASRYARTAKKSFVVPLLFTICFVPYHAFRGFYVASQLRDISCETRRLMDLTNEIMLLLSALNSCLDPVMYFILSGSVRKATIQALSQFFHLHHEPAMTNSSTTEFRRTSVSHASTAAVLNTPRGSLGLITATLRSKPAFGGVGESCP from the coding sequence ATGAGCACCGCCTGGCCGACCGACAACTACACCGGTCCCACTTTCGGCTCGCCGACGCCCGACAACCGCTCGTGTCCCCTGGAGGAGGAGAACCTGCGGCTCCCGCTGGCGGTGCTCTACTCGCTCATCTTCCTGTTCGGCCTGGCAGGAAACCTGCTGGCTCTGTGGGTCTTCCTCTTCCTTCACTCACGCAGAAACTCCGTCCGCGTCTTCCTCATCAACGTGGCGCTGGCGGATCTGGTTCTGCTGGGGTGTCTTCCCTTCCGCGTGCTGTACCACGCTCAGGGGAACGTGTGGTCTCTGGGGCCGCGGGCGTGCAAGGCGGTGGGCAACCTGTTCTACATGAACATGTACGTCAGCATCACCCTGATGGGCCTCATCAGCCTGGACCGCTACCTGAAGATCATCGGCGTGAGGGGCTCTCAGAGGGGCTGCGGGCCGCGGTGGCTCAGGGGCAGCCGCTGGAGTCTGGTAACCTGTGGCCTGCTGTGGGGCGTCTCTCTGATGATGGTGGTGCCCATGATCGCGCTGGCCGAGGGCAACGAGGAGACGGGGAAGTGTTTCCAGTACAAGCAGAGAAAGCACGCCCGCGGCAAAGCCTACTTCAACCTGTTCATGGTGGCGGTGTTCTGGCTGGTGTTCGTGGTGCTGCTGGTATCGTACGGACGGATCGCCCGCCGACTGCTGCGAGCCTCGCGGGACAAACCCGACCTGCCCAACGCGTCACGCTACGCCCGCACCGCCAAGAAGTCCTTCGTGGTGCCTCTTCTGTTCACCATCTGCTTCGTGCCGTATCACGCCTTCAGGGGCTTCTACGTGGCGTCGCAGCTCCGGGACATCAGCTGTGAGACGCGGCGGCTCATGGACCTGACCAACGAGATCATGCTGCTGCTCTCGGCTCTTAACAGCTGCCTGGACCCCGTCATGTACTTCATCCTCTCGGGCTCGGTGCGCAAGGCCACGATTCAGGCCTTGTCGCAATTCTTCCATTTGCACCACGAACCCGCGATGACCAACAGCTCCACCACGGAGTTTCGGAGGACGTCCGTGTCTCACGCCTCCACCGCGGCAGTGCTGAACACACCCAGAGGCAGCCTGGGACTCATCACAGCGACGCTCCGGTCCAAACCCGCCTTCGGCGGCGTTGGAGAGTCCTGTCCGTAG